TCGGCCACCGTGTATATCGTCAGGGAGATCCGCGTGCGAAGCACCTCCGCGAAATGTCCCGCAAGCTGACGAAACTCCGCGGGGAAGAAAAGTACTACAATATGTCAGTTAAAATCGAAGAGATCGTGACCAGCCAAAAAGATCTGCCGCCAAACGTCGATTTCTACTCGGCATCTGTCTATAACGCGCTGCGAATCGATCACGATTTGTTCACACCGATCTTTGCGGTATCCCGTGTGTCCGGATGGCTCGCGCATATTCTGGAACAGTATGCAGATAACCGCCTGATCCGTCCGCGTGCAGAGTATGTCGGCCCTGGTATGCAGCAGTATGTGCCGGTGGACGAACGATAAGAATTGAATCCCTCAAAGGGCTGTACACGGTGCATGCCCTTTGATATTGACAACAGGAGGAATTTAACAATGGCTAACGGAGAAAAAATTGCAGTAAATAACGGTGAACTTAACGTGCCGAACGAAGCAATCATTCCATTCATCGAAGGAGACGGAACAGGTCCTGATATTTGGGCCGCAGCATCCCGTGTTCTTGAAGAATCAGTGAATAAAGCATACAATGGCGAAAAGAAAATCGTCTGGAAAGAAGTCCTTGCAGGCCAGAAAGCATTCGACAAGACCGGTGAATGGCTGCCGGAGGAAACGCTTGATACAATCCGTGAATACTTGATCGCGATCAAAGGACCGCTTACAACACCAATCGGCGGCGGTATCCGTTCACTGAACGTGGCTCTCCGTCAGGAACTCGACCTGTATGTGTGCCTGCGTCCTGTCCGTTATTTCCAGGGTGTCCCTTCACCGGTGAAACGGCCTGAAGATACAGACATGGTCATCTTCCGTGAGAACACAGAAGATATCTATGCAGGTATTGAATATGCAAAAGGTTCAGATGAAGTGAAAAAAGTGCTGGACTTCCTCCAGAACGAAATGAGCGTCAAGAATATCCGTTTCCCTGAAACTTCCGGTATAGGCATCAAGCCGATTTCAGAAGAAGGCACGAAGCGGCTTGTGCGCGCGTCGATCAATTATGCGCTGACAGAAGGCCGTAAATCAGTAACGCTTGTTCACAAAGGAAACATCATGAAGTTCACAGAAGGCGCGTTTAAGAACTGGGGCTACGAAGTGGCCGAACAGGAATTCGGCGATAAAGTCTTCACCTGGAACGAATATGACAAGATCAAAGACGAGCAGGGAACTGATGCTGCGAATAAAGCGCAGGATGAGGCACTTGCCGGCGGTAAACTCCTGGTGAAGGATGCCATTGCGGATATCTTCCTTCAGCAAATCCTGACACGTCCGAGCGAATTTGACGTTGTAGCAACGATGAACCTGAATGGCGACTACATCTCTGACGCTCTTGCAGCGCAAGTCGGCGGTATCGGAATCGCACCGGGTGCAAACATCAACTATGAAACTGGACATGCAATTTTCGAAGCGACTCACGGCACTGCACCAAAATATGCTGGTCAGGACAAAGTGAATCCGTCTTCTGTTATTCTGTCAGGTGTTCTTATGCTTGAGCACCTCGGCTGGATCGAAGCCGCTCAGTTGATCTCAAAATCAATGGAAAAAACAATCGCATCGAAAGTCGTAACTTATGACTTTGCTCGTCTCATGGACGGCGCAACTGAAGTGAAGACTTCTGAATTTGCTGATGAACTGATTAAAAACATGTAAGTTAAAGAGGAGCTTCGGCTCCTCTTTATTTTGTATATATACACGGCTACAAGGCAGAAAATGAGTGCTTTACTATATAAGATGAACTAAAGAAAAGAACCCTTACAAGCCGCTTCGGACGCTTAGGGAAGGCAAAGATGATTGCTTCTCAGCGCTATGCCCCTCGGCGCAAAGTAGTGCCCTCGTGTCCACTGGGCACTTCCTTGGCTCCCGCCATGAGCCGGGAAGAATATCCGTCTCATCGCTCCGCCCTGCTGACAGCCCGACGTCCTGTCGCGCCAGCTGCAAAGGCGGAGGCCAAAGGGCATTTGGCTTCTACCTTTCCTGTGGGCCTGAAAGCACGGCTGTTTTGCGAAATATCGATCAGTTAAAATCATTATTTCATCTTAGATAACGATTCGATTATTTTTAAAACAGAAATCCGGCAGCAGAACGGAATAATACAGCGGCAGGAAGGGTATTTATTGTATGTGGTTGTCTGCGGAATGGTTTATTTATTTGCCGCGGCAGCGATTTTGTCAGGCATGTTAAGAAATCAAAAAGGCAAAGGAGAATCCACATGACATTCAAACGCAAAAAAATTTCAGTTATCGGTTCAGGTTTTACAGGCGCAACGACTGCGTTCTTGCTGGCACAGAAAGAACTTGGCGATGTCGTCATCGTCGATATCCCGCAGAACGAGAATCCGACAAAAGGGAAAGCGCTCGATATGGCGGAAGCAGGTCCGGTGCAGGGATTTGATACTCGTCTGACCGGGACATCCGATTACGCGGATACAAAAGATTCCGATCTTGTGATCATCACAGCGGGGATTGCCCGTAAACCCGGCATGAGCCGCGACGACCTTGTGCAGACCAATCAGAAAGTCATGAAATCCGTTACAGCGGAAATTGTCAAACACTCGCCGGATACGACAATTCTTGTGCTGACAAATCCGGTGGACGCCATGACGTATACTGTTTTTAAGGAGTCCGGATTCCCGAAGGAGCGGGTCATCGGCCAGTCAGGGGTTCTCGATACCGCCCGTTTCCGGACCTTCGTAGCAGAGGAACTGGATCTGTCGGTTAAAGATGTGACCGGTTTCGTTCTGGGTGGGCACGGAGATGATATGGTACCGCTCGTCCGCTATTCATACGCCGGCGGCATTCCGCTTGAAACGCTCATTTCCAAAGAACGCCTGGACGCCATCGTTGATCGCACGCGCAAAGGAGGAGCCGAAATCGTGAATCTGCTCGGCAACGGTTCTGCCTATTACGCTCCTGCCGCTGCGCTTGTTGAAATGGCGGAGGCCATTTTGAAGGATCAGCGCCGCGTTCTTCCATCGATTGCTTATCTTGAAGGCGAGTATGGAATGAATGGCATTTACCTGGGTGTGCCGACGGTTCTCGGGAGCAAGGGAATCGAACAAATCATTGAATTGGAATTAACAGAAGATGAGAAGACTGAACTTCAGAAATCCGCAGACTCTGTAAAAAAAGTAATGGAAATTCTGGTTTGATAAAAAATTGAAGCCGTCCGCGCGTATACTCGCGTGGACGGCTTTGCTTTGTGCTCCTGCGCAAAGCTCGTTGCAATCATTCCCTGCTCGATTTTTTTATGCCGTATTGGTACTATAGAAATGACAGAGTAACAGAAAGGGGAATCATCTTTGCTGTTAGGAAAAAAGCGCAAGCTGGGACGGAAGATTGAGGAAATCACAGTCGGTGAAAAGCTGAAACTGACGGAAAATATTGAAGATAAGGATTTACTGCTGTATCTGGGTCTTACAAATGACGGTAATCCGCTGTATGTCCAGCATGATTTTGCTTCCCGGACGACCTATGAGAAGCCGATTGTCCCGACGATTATGCTGACAGGTATTCTGACATCGGCAATTTCCAAGTATATGCCCGGACCCGGTTCTCATGTAATCGAACAGCAGCTAAAATTCACCCATCCGGTATACCATTATTCAACAGTAGATTTTCTTTTTGAAGTGATCGAAGTGAATGTTCCGGATAATGAAGTAACCGTTCGGGTGACTGCGCAGAACGAAGACGAACAGCAAGTGATTGAAGGATTCATCAAAGCCAGTCCGCCAAAATTACTGGATAAGCTAACCACGCAGGCGATGGACAATTTCTGAAACTTCAGAAACGGAGTATGAGAGCGACTATGACTAAAAAAGTACTGATTATAGAAGATGAAGAATCCATTGCGACACTGCTGTCCTACAATGTACGGCAGGCGGGCTATGAGCCGCTTGTTGCCCATGATGGACAGGCAGGTTTCAACATGGCGCTGGCTGAACGGCCGGCTTTGATTGTGCTTGATCTGATGCTGCCGAAGATGGATGGCATGGAAGTATGCAAAGCGCTGCGTCAGCAACGGGTCGATATTCCGATCATTATGCTGACAGCGAAAGATGATGAAGTGGATAAAGTGCTGGGCCTTGAACTGGGAGCAGACGATTACATGACGAAACCGTTCAGCCCGAGGGAAGTGACTGCCCGCATCAAAGCGGTTTTGCGCCGGACAGAACAGGGGATGAATGGAGAGAATGAGACCAAGGCATTGACCATTGGCGGGCTGGAAGTATATCCGTCGCGCTTTGAAGTATTCCTGAATAAACAGCCGCTGGAATTCACACCGAAAGAGTTTGAACTGCTGGTCTATTTGATGGAAAACAGAAATCGCGTACTGACGCGTGATCAATTGCTGAGTGCCGTCTGGCAGTACGATTTTGCAGGGGATACCCGGATTGTGGATGTCCATATCAGTCACTTGCGGGAAAAAATCGAAGAAAACAGCCGGAAACCGCTGTTCATCAAAACGATCAGAGGGCTCGGTTACAAGCTGGAGGAACCGAAACCGGTATGAGCTCGATGAAGAATCGGCTGCTTCTTTTGTTCATGGCTTGGAATGCCACGTTGCTGGCCGGTCTTTTTCTGCTGATCGGACAGCTTTTTCCGCTTTACGCAGGAGAGGAAGGCACCCGGCCGGAGTTTCTGTGGCTGATGCTTGCCTTGTTCTTTGTGTTTGCGTTTATCCTGAACTTCATTTTCGGCACTCGCTTAATCCAAGTTTATGCCCAGCCGATTCAAGCAGCGGCGGAAACCGCCATGGAATTGGCGAAAGGCAATTACAAGGCCAGGGCACCGGAAGTCCGCTCCGGCAGAACACTGCAACTCGGGACGGCGGTCAATGTTCTGGCCCGGAGCCTGCAGGAGATGTCGGCTGTCCGGGAACTTGAACAGGAACGGCTGAAAACATTGATTGAAAACATGGGCAGCGGATTGATTATGATCGGCCGCCGGGGAAAAATATCGCTGATGAATAAATCGTTCGCTGCATCGTTCGGGCTGAGCCTGGAGAATACACAGGACCGGGCATATCAGGAGATTGCATTGCCGGACCGGCTGATCGCGCTTATTGAAGATGTATTCTTATCAGAGGATTCGATAAATACCCAGATTACCGTCACCGACGGCGTGCATACAACACATTTTGCCGTTTACGGAGCCCCTGTCATCAGCGGGCACGGCAAGTGGCTCGGCATTGTGATTGTACTGCACGATATCACGGAACTGAAACGGCTTGAGCAAATCCGGAAAGATTTTGTTGCCAACGTCTCCCATGAATTGCGGACACCGGTCACATCCATCAAAGGGTTCACGGAAACATTGCTGGATGGTGCTTATGAGGATAGGTCATCACTTCTCATGTTTCTGGAAATCATCCAAAAAGAAAGCAATCGCATTATGCTGCTGATTCAGGATTTATTGGATCTGTCTAAAATCGAGCAGTCCGGCTTTCATTTGAACTTAGGAGATACGGATCTCAATCATGTGGCTGCCAGGGCTGCTGAAACGGTGCAGCTTGCTGCGTCGGATAAAAACATCCGGCTGGTCATCGAGACAGCCAGTGACGCCCGGATTCAAGGGGACGCAGACCGGCTGCTGCAGGTAGTGACGAATCTTCTCAGCAATGCGGTTGTCTATTCACCCGAAGATACAGAAATCTGGCTGCGGATCAAGGAAGGGAAACGGCATGTGACAGTGGAAGTGGAAGATCAGGGGATCGGGATTGCCCAGCAGGAAATCCCCCGGGTTTTTGAACGCTTCTACCGGGTCGACCGGGCACGCAGCCGCAATTCCGGTGGGACAGGCCTTGGACTTGCGATCGTCAAGCATTTGACTGAAGCTCACCATGGCCGGATCCAAGTGATCAGCGAACCCGGGCAAGGCACGACGTTCCAAGTGGTGCTGCCCAGAACACAGCCAGAATAATCGGCATATGCCGCCGTTTTCTTTTCGCTTTGCCCTCGTGGTAAAATGAAGGAAATGGTGGTTTTTTAGTTGAAAGGGGTTCAATGACGTGACAAAGAAAGTATTGCTTTTGGACGGAAACAGTTTGGCTTACCGTGCGTTTTTCGCACTGCCGCTTCTGGCGAATGAACAAGGGATTCACACGAATGCAGTTTACGGATTCACGATGATGCTGCAGAGAATACTGGATGAAGAACAGCCGACACATATGCTCGTCGCGTTTGATGCCGGAAAAACAACATTCCGGCACGAGACATTCAGCGAGTATAAAGGCGGTCGGCAAAAGACGCCGCCCGAGCTGTCAGAGCAGTTTCCATATTTGCGGAAACTGATTGAAGCTTATCAGATAAAAAGCTACGAACTGCCGAATTATGAAGCCGATGACATTATCGGCACATTGAGCCGGGAAGCGGAAGAAGCAGGGGATGAAGTAATCATCATTTCCGGCGATAAGGACTTAACGCAACTTGCTTCGGGTTCGACGGTTGTGTACATCACGAAAAAAGGCATCACGGATATCGAGAAATATACAGTGGATCATATCCAGGAAAAGTACGGGTTGACGCCGCAGCAGATCATTGACATGAAAGGGCTTATGGGAGACGCTTCCGATAATATACCGGGCGTGCCGGGCGTCGGTGAAAAGACGGCGGTCAAGCTGCTGGCCAAGCATGGCACAGTTGAAGGTGTATACCGGGATATCGAGCAGCTGAAAGGCAAACTGAAGGAGAAGCTCGAGCAGAATGAAGAGCTGGCACTTGTCTCCAAACAGCTTGCAACGATTGAACGGCAGGCGCCGATTGAAGTGAAAGTGGAAGACCTTACTTACAGTGGACCGGACATGGATCAATTGCAGCGCATATGGCAGGAACTGTCGTTTAAATCGTTATTGGAGAAGCTGGATGCGCCGGAACAGCAGCAGGAACAACAAAAAGAACTGACGTTCCAAGTAGTCGAAGAAGTAGTGCCGGAGATGCTGTCCGGAGCGATGGCCGTACAATTGGAAATGGCGGGAGAACAATACCATACCGAACCGGTGCTTGGTTTGGCGCTCGCCGATGCCAATAGTGTTTATGTCATTCCGCCGGATGTCATGCAGGCATCGGATATCCTGAAAACCTGGCTTGAAGACGGGGCGAACAAAAAATACCTGGCCGATTCAAAGGCGGCATCTGCAGCGTTTCACCGGTCGGGCATCGACTTGGAAGGTGCGGAATTCGATTTAATGCTCGGCGCTTACATCGTCAATCCTTCACTGACTTATACCGACGTAGCCAATATTGTCCGCGAATACGGTTATACCGATGTGTCCACCAATGAGCAGGTATATGGAAAGGGTGCAAAGAAAGCTGTGCCGTTTGATGAATTGCTGCACGAACATATTGCCCGGAAAGCGAAAGCGGTATGGGAAGTGCGGGCTATTGTGGAGAGCCGGCTGCAGGACAACGAGCAATTCGGGCTCTATCATGACCTTGAACTGCCGCTTGCCGTCATTCTTGGTCAAATGGAATCACTCGGCGTCCGTGTCGACCGCCGTCAGCTGGAAGAGATGGGACAGGAGCTTACAGCGAAACTGAAAGATATCGAGGCTGGCATCCATGAAGCGGCCGGTGAGGCGTTCAATATCAATTCACCGAAACAGCTCGGTGTCATTCTGTTTGAAAAACTTGGACTTCCGGCCATCAAGAAAACAAAAACCGGCTATTCGACGGCAGCGGATGTCCTTGAAAAGCTGGAAGGCAAACACCCGATCATTTCGCAGATTTTATTGTACCGGCAGCTCGGAAAATTGCTGTCGACGTACATTGAAGGGCTGTTGAAAGAAATCCATGAAGACGGGAAGATTCACACGCGGTTTCAGCAGGCGTTGACACAGACCGGCCGGCTGAGTTCCATCAATCCGAACCTGCAGAACATACCGGTCCGCTTGGAAGAGGGCCGGAAAATCCGGAAAGCGTTCGTGCCATCTGAACCGGGCTGGGTAATGGTGGCGGCCGATTACTCACAAATTGAATTGCGTGTGCTTGCCCATATTTCAGGCGATGAAGGACTGGTTGAGGCATTCCGGACCGGACAGGATATCCATACAGCGACCGCAATGGATGTCTTTCATGTGCCGGCGGATGAAGTAACAGCCAATATGCGGCGCGTTGCGAAAGCGGTCAATTTCGGAATTGTCTATGGCATCAGTGAATATGGATTATCTGAGGGATTGAAAATCAGCCGGAAAGAAGCGGGCGAATTCATCGATCGGTATTTGGCGAGTTTCCCCGGCGTTCAGCGCTATATGGAAGAAAGCGTAAAACAGGCAAAGAAAGACGGATTTGTGACAACACTTATGAACCGTCGGCGTTATCTCCCCGATATCAATAGTTCAAATTTCAATATGCGGAGTTTTGCGGAACGGACAGCGATGAATACACCGATTCAGGGAAGTGCTGCGGACATCATCAAAAAAGCAATGATCGATATGGCGGATGCGTTGGAACAGGAAGGCATGAAGACCCGCATGTTGCTGCAAGTGCACGATGAACTCATTTTTGAGGCGCCGCCGGAAGAGCTGGAGAAATTGAAGATCCTTGTGCCGAAAATGATGGAATCGGCTGTGCCGCTCAATGTGCCGCTGAAAGTTGATTTTGCACACGGGGATACCTGGTACGACACGAAGTAAAAGGAGAGGTTTCAACATGCCGGAATTGCCGGAAGTGGAAGGCGTTGTCCGGCTGATCAAGCCGGCCGTCGAAGGCCGAACAATAACAGACGTTTTCATATCGGATACTGTCCGGAGATCGAAAGCCGGAGGAAAAGATGCCATCTTGAAACGGATCAGTGAGGAAGGATTTATTGAAGAACTGACGGGTGCATCATTTCTGTCCGTGGAACGCCGGAGCAAGTACATCTATTTTGATATGCAGAAAGAAGGCCGGTTTTTATTTGTAAACCATCTCGGCATGACGGGCGCCTGGTTTCATGTCGGTTCGCTTGAAGAAATCCGGGAAGAGAAATTCAGGCGGCATGTCCATGTTATTTTCACACTTGATGACGGATCGCTGTTCGTGTATTCCGATATTCGCCGCTTTGGTGAAATGCGGGTGCTGCAGGATGAATCCGGCTATCCGCCGCTCCTGCTGATGGCACCGGAGCCGTTCGGGGAAGACGCCCTGCAGCATTTTCTGGAGATGAGCGAAAGGCCGAAATACGCCAAAAAGCCGGTTAAGGAAGTCATCATGGACGGCCAGGTCATTTCAGGCTGCGGCAATATTTATGCGACAGAGGCGCTGTTTAAAGAGCGGGTCCGCCCGGACCGGCCAGTGGGTGGTTTGACTTCTGAAGAAAAAGTGAAACTGTTCCAGACGATCGCCGATATCCTGGCAGAGAGCATTGAAGCGGGAGGCAGCACCATTTCCGATTACCGGAACGTAAACGGTGAATCCGGGAGCATGCAGCACCGTCTGAAAATGTACGGGAAAAAGCACTGCCTGGAATGCGGTCATGAAACGGAGAATATGAAAATCGGGGGCCGGACATCCACGTTTTGTCCGGTGTGCCAAAAGTGAGTGAAGCAGATGATTATTGGACTGACAGGCAGTATCGCGAGCGGCAAAAGTACGGTCGCCGCGATGCTGAAAGAAAAAGGGTACGCATTGGTGGATGCTGATGCAGTGGCGCGTCAAGTGGTGGAGCCGGGAACGGAAACACTGGCCCGGATCAGCCGGGCATTTGGCGAAGATGTGCTGCAGGCTGACAAGACATTGAACCGTGAAAAATTGGGAGCACTGATTTTTAACGACCCGAATAGCCGGAAAAAACTGAATGATATCATCCATCCGGCCATCCGGCAGGAAATGCTCAGGCAACGGGAAGAGTGGCTGGCGAACGGCGCGCAGACCGTAATCATGGACATTCCCCTGCTGTTTGAAAGCAAGCTCGAACATTTTGCCGATAAGATTCTAGTGGTAAGCGTAAGTGAAGAAAATCAGCTGGCCAGACTGATGCAGCGCAACGGACTGACAGCACAGGATGCACGCGCCCGGATCTCCTCCCAATTGCCGGTATCCGAAAAGGAAAAGCGGGCGGATGCCGTCATTTATAATAACGGTTCCATCGCTGAAACGGAGCGTCAGCTGGAGTGGATCCTGGAGAAATGGAATGCCGCAGTCTGAAAGGCAGCGAAATGATAAAAAATACGTGATTCTTCCTTCTAATATGTTATACTAATTTCATGAAAAGCAGGCAACAGTATAACTTAATTTATTGGGGGACGCATAAATGACAATATCTATTGCCATCAATGGGTTTGGCCGTATCGGCCGCATGGTGTTCAGACAGGCGATTCTCGAGGAAGATATTTCAGTAGTCGCAGTAAACGCAAGTTATCCCGCAGAAACACTGGCTCATCTCGTTAAGTATGACACAATTCACGGCCGGTTCAGCGGTGAAATCGAAGCGGATGGTGATGCGCTGATTGTGAACGGCAAACGGATTGCGTTATACGGAGAGCGCGATCCGCTTAATTTGCCTTGGGAGCAGTTGGGAATAGATATCGTCATTGAGGCGACGGGCAAGTTCAACTCCCGGGACCAGGCCGCTCTCCATCTTGAAGCGGGAGCGAAAAAAGTGATTTTGACGGCTCCCGGCAAGAACGAAGACGTCACGATCGTCATGGGTGTCAATGAAGATCAACTTGATGTGGATAAGCACCATGTTATCTCCAATGCCAGTTGCACAACGAATTGCCTGGCGCCGGTTGCAAAAGTGCTGAATGACACGTTCGGCATCGAAAATGGACTGATGACCACGGTGCATGCATATACGAACGATCAGAAAAATCTGGATAATCCCCATAAAGATTTGCGACGCGCCCGAGCAGCGGCTGAATCGATTATTCCTACTTCTACCGGTGCCGCGAAAGCGCTGTCACTGGTGATTCCGGAACTGAAAGGGAAGTTGCACGGCATGGCGCTGCGTGTACCGACGCCGAATGTCTCCCTGGTGGATCTGGTTGTTGACCTCAAACGGGAAGTGACGATCGAAGAAGTGAATGCGGCATTCGAACGAGCGGCAGAAACGGATCTGAAAGGCATTCTGGAAGTGACGATGGAACCGCTCGTATCCGTCGATTTTAATACGACCAGTACGTCGGCTACGATAGACGGGTTGTCGACGATGGTGATTGGTGCCCGGAAAGTGAAAGTGCTCGCCTGGTATGATAACGAATGGGGATATTCGGCTCGTGTGGTCGATCTGACCAAGAAAGTGGCAAAAGAATTATACGCGCAAACCCTTCAGTAATAAGCATGAAAAGCCGTTCTGCTGCCTTTGCGGCATGACGGCTTTTTTGTGCTGGCGTTTTTTTGAATCTTTTCTATTGCAATTGACGTACGTACATCATATAATGAATCTCGTGAACTTGTTGAGGGGGATTTCAAACGACCTACGACTTCATTCACGCGACTGCTTAAAGGGTTAGGACCTCTCCGGACTAACTTTCCCCCGTGGTAGTCACTTTGATTAAATCTTAACTTACTCAAAGGGGGAAACGAACCTTGGAAACAATGGGACGTCACGTAATCGCAGAACTATGGCAATGTGAATTCGACAAATTAAATGACATGGACTTTATTGAGCAGACTTTTGTTGATGCAGCACTTAAATCTGGGGCAGAAATTCGGGAAGTGGCTTTTCACAAGTTTGCGCCACAAGGCGTGAGCGGAGTAGTCATCATCTCTGAATCTCACCTTACGATTCACAGCTTTCCAGAGCACGGTTACGCGAGTATTGACGTATATACGTGCGGCGATCTGAATCCGAACGTCGCTGCTGATTATATTGCAGAAGCACTCGGCTCACAGCATCGTGAAGTTGTTGAAGTGCCACGCGGCATGGGGCCTGTCAGCCTTGGCAAAACAAAAGTTATCGCCAGCGCCTAATCCATGTACTTAAAAATCAGGCAGAGAGCAGAGGAGAAATCCTCTGCTTTTTCTTTTGCCTTGAAATAGGAAATGCTGTGTTTGCGTTGTAGAATGAAGAGCCAGCCAGGTTGTGACCGGGCAGGCAAAAAGCATTTTTGCCCTGAACGAAAAGATTTGATACGATAGCCTTCCGGCAGTGAATCCGGCATTCGGGGTTTAAAGAAAATTCCGCCGGCTCTCTTGATTTTTGGTATACTGAGAGACAAGACATTTAGTGAATGCGGGGAGTTGTACGAAATGAAATGTCCGTCCTGCCAACATAACGGCACCCGGGTCGTGGATTCGCGTCCGGCAGATGAATTGAAAGCAATCAGAAGACGCAGGGAATGTGAAGCGTGCGGCTACCGGTTTACGACATTCGAAAAAGTGGAAGAAACGCCGTTGATCGTGGTAAAAAAAGACGGTTCCCGGGAAGAATTCAGCCGGGAGAAAGTCTTGAAGGGTGTCATCCGCGCCTGTGAAAAGCGCCCGGTGCCTCTTGAAGTGTTGGAAGATCTCGTGTTCAATATAGAAAAAGATCTGCGGCGCATCGGCACCGCAGAAGTGAAATCAGAAGACGTCGGCGAACTGGTCATGGACCGGCTTGCCGGCATCGATGAAGTGGCCTATGTCCGGTTTGCTTCCGTTTACCGGCAGTTCAAGGACATTACGGTGTTCATCGATGAACTGAAGGATTTGCTGAACAGAACTCCGGACAACAAACCGGATACAGAGTAAGGTGATAAGAAATGTCTGCTTACTATAAAGAATTGCAGCCGACCGATTCCTATATCGTCTGTCTGCCTTATCCGTTTACTGATTACGACCGCAAGCTTGTAACATTGCTGTATCAGCCGATGATCGGCCTGGAAGCTGTTTCCTTTTATCTGACATTGTGGGCGGAAGGTGAGATGATGAAGGAAGAAGCGGTCCATTACCGGCTGATGAATAGCTTAAACATATCAGCAGCTACGATATTCACGGTCCGCACTCAGCTTGAAGCGATCGGACTCTTAAAGACATATGCCAAGGATGGGGAACACCGGTCCTTCATCTACGAATTGACACCGCCGCTTGATCCAAGGAGCTTTTTTGCTGATCCGCTGCTGTCGATGTTTCTGTTCAGTAAAGTTGGAGAAGCGGCGTACAAGCGGATTCGGGAACATTTCACCCCT
Above is a genomic segment from Planococcus lenghuensis containing:
- the coaE gene encoding dephospho-CoA kinase (Dephospho-CoA kinase (CoaE) performs the final step in coenzyme A biosynthesis.), which produces MIIGLTGSIASGKSTVAAMLKEKGYALVDADAVARQVVEPGTETLARISRAFGEDVLQADKTLNREKLGALIFNDPNSRKKLNDIIHPAIRQEMLRQREEWLANGAQTVIMDIPLLFESKLEHFADKILVVSVSEENQLARLMQRNGLTAQDARARISSQLPVSEKEKRADAVIYNNGSIAETERQLEWILEKWNAAV
- the mutM gene encoding bifunctional DNA-formamidopyrimidine glycosylase/DNA-(apurinic or apyrimidinic site) lyase — protein: MPELPEVEGVVRLIKPAVEGRTITDVFISDTVRRSKAGGKDAILKRISEEGFIEELTGASFLSVERRSKYIYFDMQKEGRFLFVNHLGMTGAWFHVGSLEEIREEKFRRHVHVIFTLDDGSLFVYSDIRRFGEMRVLQDESGYPPLLLMAPEPFGEDALQHFLEMSERPKYAKKPVKEVIMDGQVISGCGNIYATEALFKERVRPDRPVGGLTSEEKVKLFQTIADILAESIEAGGSTISDYRNVNGESGSMQHRLKMYGKKHCLECGHETENMKIGGRTSTFCPVCQK
- the speD gene encoding adenosylmethionine decarboxylase — protein: METMGRHVIAELWQCEFDKLNDMDFIEQTFVDAALKSGAEIREVAFHKFAPQGVSGVVIISESHLTIHSFPEHGYASIDVYTCGDLNPNVAADYIAEALGSQHREVVEVPRGMGPVSLGKTKVIASA
- a CDS encoding glyceraldehyde-3-phosphate dehydrogenase, encoding MTISIAINGFGRIGRMVFRQAILEEDISVVAVNASYPAETLAHLVKYDTIHGRFSGEIEADGDALIVNGKRIALYGERDPLNLPWEQLGIDIVIEATGKFNSRDQAALHLEAGAKKVILTAPGKNEDVTIVMGVNEDQLDVDKHHVISNASCTTNCLAPVAKVLNDTFGIENGLMTTVHAYTNDQKNLDNPHKDLRRARAAAESIIPTSTGAAKALSLVIPELKGKLHGMALRVPTPNVSLVDLVVDLKREVTIEEVNAAFERAAETDLKGILEVTMEPLVSVDFNTTSTSATIDGLSTMVIGARKVKVLAWYDNEWGYSARVVDLTKKVAKELYAQTLQ
- the nrdR gene encoding transcriptional regulator NrdR, which gives rise to MKCPSCQHNGTRVVDSRPADELKAIRRRRECEACGYRFTTFEKVEETPLIVVKKDGSREEFSREKVLKGVIRACEKRPVPLEVLEDLVFNIEKDLRRIGTAEVKSEDVGELVMDRLAGIDEVAYVRFASVYRQFKDITVFIDELKDLLNRTPDNKPDTE